Proteins encoded within one genomic window of Arachis ipaensis cultivar K30076 chromosome B08, Araip1.1, whole genome shotgun sequence:
- the LOC107611170 gene encoding uncharacterized protein LOC107611170, whose protein sequence is MSDDEINQLCLMDIDKILHSYGKTLKDYPPMPLATEVDSSLLTKRVIREELNFNRDDLNKNTSDMLAITPPEQKYAFDKIVTAVLPPHKLILKVGVPVMLLKNIDRSSGLCNCTRLQVRKLGNYVIECEVLMGNNIGHIALIPRMNMVPTNETVPVRFQRRQFSIIVSFAMTINKSQGQTLSHVGLYHPHCSSQIIWHPLPPSSFRSISQPVPEASSTLAPSVGTLQRRGGMADNPEEQSSNSLT, encoded by the exons ATGTCAGATGATGAGATTAATCAGTTGTGCTTAATGGATATAGACAAGATCTTACATTCCTATGGTAAAACCTTAAAAGACTATCCTCCTATGCCTTTAGCAACCGAAGTTGATAGTTCTTTGTTAACCAAAAGGGTTATCAGGGAAGAGCTAAACTTTAATAGggatgatttaaataaaaatacctCAGACATGTTAGCCATCACACCACCTGAGCAGAAATATGCATTCGATAAAATTGTTACAGCTGT TTTGCCTCCACATAAATTAATACTCAAGGTTGGTGTTCCGGTGATGTTATTGAAGAATATTGACCGATCCAGTGGTCTTTGTAATTGTACAAGGCTACAAGTTAGGAAGCTTGGAAATTATGTCATAGAATGTGAAGTCTTAATGGGTAACAATATTGGTCATATTGCTTTGATTCCAAGAATGAATATGGTACCAACAAATGAAACCGTCCCAGTTAGATTCCAACGAAGACAGTTTTCCATAATAGTATCGTTTGCCATGACAATTAATAAGTCTCAAGGACAAACTTTATCTCATGTTGGATT gtaccacccccattgctCTAGTCAAATAATCTGGCATCCGCTTCCACCTTCAAGTTTCCGATctatctctcaacccgtaccggaGGCATCCAGTACATTGGCACCGTCTGTGGGGACTTTGCAACGTCGTGGCGGCATGGCGGATAACCCAGAAGAGCAATCCTCAAATTCACTCACTTGA